A stretch of Carya illinoinensis cultivar Pawnee chromosome 14, C.illinoinensisPawnee_v1, whole genome shotgun sequence DNA encodes these proteins:
- the LOC122293225 gene encoding uncharacterized protein LOC122293225 isoform X4, producing METNIFPLEPLTNDNYEDWSVKMKNNLLAQGLWDIVEIGLETPKPDDHVVEYEARRKMNDAALRAIQRSCRKDILDQINNICFAKIAWETLDKMFMENNGKGKQMQIEAHQIIDEGSSSHNPGQEMEDDYAALVKAVQSSDWETARDFLKLHPAASTARITLTGGTVLHAAVEAEQECIVEELVNMISEHDLAMKDKGGSTALHEASNSGNHRMAKCLITKNKSLVSVRYINGQLPVTIAIGFGHKELARYLYSQTPFQDLEVEDRAGRCAGARLLNGSIYKRDLDMALDLMERCPRLAFALDGRLNSPLRVLAISAEAFESENRLVFWKQWIYNHCIHNISLAHAADQFRLNIQNYQEKTIESGFRRLYKMKLVRAQFQQLLSLMCEAIPTITNPERRYSIIMPLIKLAISRGNFEFVYQILKTNSSFQWICDATEGRHVFHWAVVHRQHRIFSLLYHLKRKNYVLYTLDKSKNTMLHLAGMLPKYSPIDHIRGAALQMQREVQWFKEVEHISPPNHKDYLNKDGLTPNQLFMTQHQNLRKEGEKWMKGTATSCTVVGALIITIMFTAAFTTPGGNNQDTGLPILVHDKLFKLFIVTDSLSLFSSTTSVLMFLGILTSRYADEDFLRSLPRKMIIGLFALFFSIATMMIAFSAALLLMLHGKYWIIVPIIGLAGIPIILFVLMQSRLLIDMLVSTYGSGIFDRKMKPRF from the exons ATGGAAACAAACATTTTTCCCCTCGAACCTCTTACAAATGATAATTATGAGGATTGGAGTGTCAAGATGAAAAATAATCTGTTGGCTCAAGGTCTTTGGGACATTGTTGAGATAGGCTTGGAAACCCCCAAACCAGATGATCATGTGGTTGAATATGAGGCTCGGAGAAAGATGAATGATGCGGCTTTACGTGCAATCCAAAGATCATGCAGGAAGGACATACTAGATCAGATCAATAACATTTGTTTTGCAAAAATTGCTTGGGAAACGTTGGATAAAATGTTCATGGAAAATAATGGAAAGGGCAAGCAAATGCAAATTGAAGCTCATCAGATAATTGATGAAGGAAGCTCTTCACACAAcccag GGCAAGAGATGGAGGATGATTATGCGGCCTTAGTCAAGGCTGTGCAAAGTAGTGATTGGGAAACTGCAAGAGATTTCCTCAAGCTCCACCCTGCTGCATCGACAGCAAGAATTACATTGACGGGTGGAACGGTTCTTCACGCTGCTGTTGAAGCTGAACAGGAATGTATAGTGGAGGAGTTGGTCAATATGATTTCGGAACATGATTTGGCAATGAAAGATAAAGGAGGCTCTACAGCTCTACATGAGGCAAGTAATAGTGGGAATCACCGGATGGCAAAGTGCCTGATTACAAAGAACAAGAGCTTGGTCAGCGTTAGATATATTAATGGACAACTTCCAGTTACTATAGCCATTGGCTTTGGGCATAAAGAATTGGCTCGCTATCTCTATTCTCAAACTCCGTTCCAAGATCTGGAGGTGGAAGATCGAGCTGGCCGCTGTGCGGGTGCTAGACTTCTCAACGGCTCTATCTATAAAAGAGATTTAG ATATGGCTTTGGATTTAATGGAGCGTTGTCCTCGTTTGGCTTTTGCCTTGGATGGACGACTTAACTCCCCTTTGAGAGTACTGGCTATTTCGGCTGAAGCATTCGAGAGTGAAAATCGGCTCGTGTTTTGGAAACAATGGATCTATAATCACT GTATACACAACATTTCATTAGCTCATGCTGCCGATCAATTCCGATTGAACATTCaaaattatcaagaaaaaaCTATCGAATCAG gaTTCAGGcgtttatataaaatgaagttGGTACGAGCTCAATTCCAACAACTTCTGTCTCTCATGTGTGAAGCAATACCAACTATTACAAAtccagaaaggcgatatagtattaTTATGCCACTAATCAAACTTGCTATCAGTAGAGGGAACTTCGAATTTGTTTATCAGATACTCAAAACAAATTCTAGTTTTCAGTGGATCTGTGATGCTACTGAAGGAAGGCACGTGTTCCATTGGGCCGTTGTGCATCGTCAACATAGGATCTTTAGCCTGCTATACCACTTGAAAAGGAAGAATTATGTACTGTACACACTAGATAAGTCCAAGAATACCATGTTGCATCTGGCAGGGATGTTACCAAAATATTCTCCTATCGATCACATAAGAGGTGCAGCTTTGCAAATGCAAAGAGAAGTTCAATGGTTTAAG GAGGTGGAACACATTAGCCCTCCCAATCATAAGGACTATTTAAACAAAGACGGTTTGACTCCCAACCAATTGTTTATGACACAACaccaaaatttgagaaaagaggGAGAAAAATGGATGAAGGGCACTGCAACTTCTTGTACTGTGGTTGGTGCTCTCATCATTACCATTATGTTCACGGCAGCATTTACCACTCCCGGTGGTAACAACCAAGATACTGGCTTGCCAATCCTCGTGCATGACAAACTATTTAAACTCTTTATAGTAACTGATTCTCTGTCGCTATTTTCTTCCACGACTTCGGTATTAATGTTTTTGGGAATCCTCACATCACGTTATGCAGATGAAGACTTTCTTAGATCCTTGCCCAGAAAGATGATTATAGGCCTTTTCGCTCTCTTCTTCTCTATTGCAACCATGATGATAGCATTTTCTGCTGCTCTTTTGCTTATGTTACATGGAAAATATTGGATCATCGTTCCTATCATTGGGTTGGCTGGTATTCCAATTATTCTATTTGTATTGATGCAATCTCGCCTTCTTATTGACATGCTTGTTTCAACCTATGGATCAGGCATCTTTGATAGGAAAATGAAGCCTAGGTTTTGA
- the LOC122293225 gene encoding uncharacterized protein LOC122293225 isoform X1, with the protein METNIFPLEPLTNDNYEDWSVKMKNNLLAQGLWDIVEIGLETPKPDDHVVEYEARRKMNDAALRAIQRSCRKDILDQINNICFAKIAWETLDKMFMENNGKGKQMQIEAHQIIDEGSSSHNPGQEMEDDYAALVKAVQSSDWETARDFLKLHPAASTARITLTGGTVLHAAVEAEQECIVEELVNMISEHDLAMKDKGGSTALHEASNSGNHRMAKCLITKNKSLVSVRYINGQLPVTIAIGFGHKELARYLYSQTPFQDLEVEDRAGRCAGARLLNGSIYKRDLDMALDLMERCPRLAFALDGRLNSPLRVLAISAEAFESENRLVFWKQWIYNHCIHNISLAHAADQFRLNIQNYQEKTIESGEGIHDNDIISSVGATDQVRLNIKQNNDLEKTIRPGFRRLYKMKLVRAQFQQLLSLMCEAIPTITNPERRYSIIMPLIKLAISRGNFEFVYQILKTNSSFQWICDATEGRHVFHWAVVHRQHRIFSLLYHLKRKNYVLYTLDKSKNTMLHLAGMLPKYSPIDHIRGAALQMQREVQWFKEVEHISPPNHKDYLNKDGLTPNQLFMTQHQNLRKEGEKWMKGTATSCTVVGALIITIMFTAAFTTPGGNNQDTGLPILVHDKLFKLFIVTDSLSLFSSTTSVLMFLGILTSRYADEDFLRSLPRKMIIGLFALFFSIATMMIAFSAALLLMLHGKYWIIVPIIGLAGIPIILFVLMQSRLLIDMLVSTYGSGIFDRKMKPRF; encoded by the exons ATGGAAACAAACATTTTTCCCCTCGAACCTCTTACAAATGATAATTATGAGGATTGGAGTGTCAAGATGAAAAATAATCTGTTGGCTCAAGGTCTTTGGGACATTGTTGAGATAGGCTTGGAAACCCCCAAACCAGATGATCATGTGGTTGAATATGAGGCTCGGAGAAAGATGAATGATGCGGCTTTACGTGCAATCCAAAGATCATGCAGGAAGGACATACTAGATCAGATCAATAACATTTGTTTTGCAAAAATTGCTTGGGAAACGTTGGATAAAATGTTCATGGAAAATAATGGAAAGGGCAAGCAAATGCAAATTGAAGCTCATCAGATAATTGATGAAGGAAGCTCTTCACACAAcccag GGCAAGAGATGGAGGATGATTATGCGGCCTTAGTCAAGGCTGTGCAAAGTAGTGATTGGGAAACTGCAAGAGATTTCCTCAAGCTCCACCCTGCTGCATCGACAGCAAGAATTACATTGACGGGTGGAACGGTTCTTCACGCTGCTGTTGAAGCTGAACAGGAATGTATAGTGGAGGAGTTGGTCAATATGATTTCGGAACATGATTTGGCAATGAAAGATAAAGGAGGCTCTACAGCTCTACATGAGGCAAGTAATAGTGGGAATCACCGGATGGCAAAGTGCCTGATTACAAAGAACAAGAGCTTGGTCAGCGTTAGATATATTAATGGACAACTTCCAGTTACTATAGCCATTGGCTTTGGGCATAAAGAATTGGCTCGCTATCTCTATTCTCAAACTCCGTTCCAAGATCTGGAGGTGGAAGATCGAGCTGGCCGCTGTGCGGGTGCTAGACTTCTCAACGGCTCTATCTATAAAAGAGATTTAG ATATGGCTTTGGATTTAATGGAGCGTTGTCCTCGTTTGGCTTTTGCCTTGGATGGACGACTTAACTCCCCTTTGAGAGTACTGGCTATTTCGGCTGAAGCATTCGAGAGTGAAAATCGGCTCGTGTTTTGGAAACAATGGATCTATAATCACT GTATACACAACATTTCATTAGCTCATGCTGCCGATCAATTCCGATTGAACATTCaaaattatcaagaaaaaaCTATCGAATCAG GGGAAGGTATACATGataatgacataatctcaagtGTTGGTGCTACCGATCAAGTCCGTTTAAACATTAAGCAAAATAATGATCTAGAAAAAACTATTCGACCAG gaTTCAGGcgtttatataaaatgaagttGGTACGAGCTCAATTCCAACAACTTCTGTCTCTCATGTGTGAAGCAATACCAACTATTACAAAtccagaaaggcgatatagtattaTTATGCCACTAATCAAACTTGCTATCAGTAGAGGGAACTTCGAATTTGTTTATCAGATACTCAAAACAAATTCTAGTTTTCAGTGGATCTGTGATGCTACTGAAGGAAGGCACGTGTTCCATTGGGCCGTTGTGCATCGTCAACATAGGATCTTTAGCCTGCTATACCACTTGAAAAGGAAGAATTATGTACTGTACACACTAGATAAGTCCAAGAATACCATGTTGCATCTGGCAGGGATGTTACCAAAATATTCTCCTATCGATCACATAAGAGGTGCAGCTTTGCAAATGCAAAGAGAAGTTCAATGGTTTAAG GAGGTGGAACACATTAGCCCTCCCAATCATAAGGACTATTTAAACAAAGACGGTTTGACTCCCAACCAATTGTTTATGACACAACaccaaaatttgagaaaagaggGAGAAAAATGGATGAAGGGCACTGCAACTTCTTGTACTGTGGTTGGTGCTCTCATCATTACCATTATGTTCACGGCAGCATTTACCACTCCCGGTGGTAACAACCAAGATACTGGCTTGCCAATCCTCGTGCATGACAAACTATTTAAACTCTTTATAGTAACTGATTCTCTGTCGCTATTTTCTTCCACGACTTCGGTATTAATGTTTTTGGGAATCCTCACATCACGTTATGCAGATGAAGACTTTCTTAGATCCTTGCCCAGAAAGATGATTATAGGCCTTTTCGCTCTCTTCTTCTCTATTGCAACCATGATGATAGCATTTTCTGCTGCTCTTTTGCTTATGTTACATGGAAAATATTGGATCATCGTTCCTATCATTGGGTTGGCTGGTATTCCAATTATTCTATTTGTATTGATGCAATCTCGCCTTCTTATTGACATGCTTGTTTCAACCTATGGATCAGGCATCTTTGATAGGAAAATGAAGCCTAGGTTTTGA
- the LOC122293225 gene encoding uncharacterized protein LOC122293225 isoform X2: METNIFPLEPLTNDNYEDWSVKMKNNLLAQGLWDIVEIGLETPKPDDHVVEYEARRKMNDAALRAIQRSCRKDILDQINNICFAKIAWETLDKMFMENNGKGKQMQIEAHQIIDEGSSSHNPGQEMEDDYAALVKAVQSSDWETARDFLKLHPAASTARITLTGGTVLHAAVEAEQECIVEELVNMISEHDLAMKDKGGSTALHEASNSGNHRMAKCLITKNKSLVSVRYINGQLPVTIAIGFGHKELARYLYSQTPFQDLEVEDRAGRCAGARLLNGSIYKRDLDMALDLMERCPRLAFALDGRLNSPLRVLAISAEAFESENRLVFWKQWIYNHCIHNISLAHAADQFRLNIQNYQEKTIESGIHDNDIISSVGATDQVRLNIKQNNDLEKTIRPGFRRLYKMKLVRAQFQQLLSLMCEAIPTITNPERRYSIIMPLIKLAISRGNFEFVYQILKTNSSFQWICDATEGRHVFHWAVVHRQHRIFSLLYHLKRKNYVLYTLDKSKNTMLHLAGMLPKYSPIDHIRGAALQMQREVQWFKEVEHISPPNHKDYLNKDGLTPNQLFMTQHQNLRKEGEKWMKGTATSCTVVGALIITIMFTAAFTTPGGNNQDTGLPILVHDKLFKLFIVTDSLSLFSSTTSVLMFLGILTSRYADEDFLRSLPRKMIIGLFALFFSIATMMIAFSAALLLMLHGKYWIIVPIIGLAGIPIILFVLMQSRLLIDMLVSTYGSGIFDRKMKPRF; the protein is encoded by the exons ATGGAAACAAACATTTTTCCCCTCGAACCTCTTACAAATGATAATTATGAGGATTGGAGTGTCAAGATGAAAAATAATCTGTTGGCTCAAGGTCTTTGGGACATTGTTGAGATAGGCTTGGAAACCCCCAAACCAGATGATCATGTGGTTGAATATGAGGCTCGGAGAAAGATGAATGATGCGGCTTTACGTGCAATCCAAAGATCATGCAGGAAGGACATACTAGATCAGATCAATAACATTTGTTTTGCAAAAATTGCTTGGGAAACGTTGGATAAAATGTTCATGGAAAATAATGGAAAGGGCAAGCAAATGCAAATTGAAGCTCATCAGATAATTGATGAAGGAAGCTCTTCACACAAcccag GGCAAGAGATGGAGGATGATTATGCGGCCTTAGTCAAGGCTGTGCAAAGTAGTGATTGGGAAACTGCAAGAGATTTCCTCAAGCTCCACCCTGCTGCATCGACAGCAAGAATTACATTGACGGGTGGAACGGTTCTTCACGCTGCTGTTGAAGCTGAACAGGAATGTATAGTGGAGGAGTTGGTCAATATGATTTCGGAACATGATTTGGCAATGAAAGATAAAGGAGGCTCTACAGCTCTACATGAGGCAAGTAATAGTGGGAATCACCGGATGGCAAAGTGCCTGATTACAAAGAACAAGAGCTTGGTCAGCGTTAGATATATTAATGGACAACTTCCAGTTACTATAGCCATTGGCTTTGGGCATAAAGAATTGGCTCGCTATCTCTATTCTCAAACTCCGTTCCAAGATCTGGAGGTGGAAGATCGAGCTGGCCGCTGTGCGGGTGCTAGACTTCTCAACGGCTCTATCTATAAAAGAGATTTAG ATATGGCTTTGGATTTAATGGAGCGTTGTCCTCGTTTGGCTTTTGCCTTGGATGGACGACTTAACTCCCCTTTGAGAGTACTGGCTATTTCGGCTGAAGCATTCGAGAGTGAAAATCGGCTCGTGTTTTGGAAACAATGGATCTATAATCACT GTATACACAACATTTCATTAGCTCATGCTGCCGATCAATTCCGATTGAACATTCaaaattatcaagaaaaaaCTATCGAATCAG GTATACATGataatgacataatctcaagtGTTGGTGCTACCGATCAAGTCCGTTTAAACATTAAGCAAAATAATGATCTAGAAAAAACTATTCGACCAG gaTTCAGGcgtttatataaaatgaagttGGTACGAGCTCAATTCCAACAACTTCTGTCTCTCATGTGTGAAGCAATACCAACTATTACAAAtccagaaaggcgatatagtattaTTATGCCACTAATCAAACTTGCTATCAGTAGAGGGAACTTCGAATTTGTTTATCAGATACTCAAAACAAATTCTAGTTTTCAGTGGATCTGTGATGCTACTGAAGGAAGGCACGTGTTCCATTGGGCCGTTGTGCATCGTCAACATAGGATCTTTAGCCTGCTATACCACTTGAAAAGGAAGAATTATGTACTGTACACACTAGATAAGTCCAAGAATACCATGTTGCATCTGGCAGGGATGTTACCAAAATATTCTCCTATCGATCACATAAGAGGTGCAGCTTTGCAAATGCAAAGAGAAGTTCAATGGTTTAAG GAGGTGGAACACATTAGCCCTCCCAATCATAAGGACTATTTAAACAAAGACGGTTTGACTCCCAACCAATTGTTTATGACACAACaccaaaatttgagaaaagaggGAGAAAAATGGATGAAGGGCACTGCAACTTCTTGTACTGTGGTTGGTGCTCTCATCATTACCATTATGTTCACGGCAGCATTTACCACTCCCGGTGGTAACAACCAAGATACTGGCTTGCCAATCCTCGTGCATGACAAACTATTTAAACTCTTTATAGTAACTGATTCTCTGTCGCTATTTTCTTCCACGACTTCGGTATTAATGTTTTTGGGAATCCTCACATCACGTTATGCAGATGAAGACTTTCTTAGATCCTTGCCCAGAAAGATGATTATAGGCCTTTTCGCTCTCTTCTTCTCTATTGCAACCATGATGATAGCATTTTCTGCTGCTCTTTTGCTTATGTTACATGGAAAATATTGGATCATCGTTCCTATCATTGGGTTGGCTGGTATTCCAATTATTCTATTTGTATTGATGCAATCTCGCCTTCTTATTGACATGCTTGTTTCAACCTATGGATCAGGCATCTTTGATAGGAAAATGAAGCCTAGGTTTTGA
- the LOC122293225 gene encoding uncharacterized protein LOC122293225 isoform X3: protein METNIFPLEPLTNDNYEDWSVKMKNNLLAQGLWDIVEIGLETPKPDDHVVEYEARRKMNDAALRAIQRSCRKDILDQINNICFAKIAWETLDKMFMENNGKGKQMQIEAHQIIDEGSSSHNPGQEMEDDYAALVKAVQSSDWETARDFLKLHPAASTARITLTGGTVLHAAVEAEQECIVEELVNMISEHDLAMKDKGGSTALHEASNSGNHRMAKCLITKNKSLVSVRYINGQLPVTIAIGFGHKELARYLYSQTPFQDLEVEDRAGRCAGARLLNGSIYKRDLDMALDLMERCPRLAFALDGRLNSPLRVLAISAEAFESENRLVFWKQWIYNHCIHNISLAHAADQFRLNIQNYQEKTIESVQADHLWSQLVSSLLNFFGFRRLYKMKLVRAQFQQLLSLMCEAIPTITNPERRYSIIMPLIKLAISRGNFEFVYQILKTNSSFQWICDATEGRHVFHWAVVHRQHRIFSLLYHLKRKNYVLYTLDKSKNTMLHLAGMLPKYSPIDHIRGAALQMQREVQWFKEVEHISPPNHKDYLNKDGLTPNQLFMTQHQNLRKEGEKWMKGTATSCTVVGALIITIMFTAAFTTPGGNNQDTGLPILVHDKLFKLFIVTDSLSLFSSTTSVLMFLGILTSRYADEDFLRSLPRKMIIGLFALFFSIATMMIAFSAALLLMLHGKYWIIVPIIGLAGIPIILFVLMQSRLLIDMLVSTYGSGIFDRKMKPRF from the exons ATGGAAACAAACATTTTTCCCCTCGAACCTCTTACAAATGATAATTATGAGGATTGGAGTGTCAAGATGAAAAATAATCTGTTGGCTCAAGGTCTTTGGGACATTGTTGAGATAGGCTTGGAAACCCCCAAACCAGATGATCATGTGGTTGAATATGAGGCTCGGAGAAAGATGAATGATGCGGCTTTACGTGCAATCCAAAGATCATGCAGGAAGGACATACTAGATCAGATCAATAACATTTGTTTTGCAAAAATTGCTTGGGAAACGTTGGATAAAATGTTCATGGAAAATAATGGAAAGGGCAAGCAAATGCAAATTGAAGCTCATCAGATAATTGATGAAGGAAGCTCTTCACACAAcccag GGCAAGAGATGGAGGATGATTATGCGGCCTTAGTCAAGGCTGTGCAAAGTAGTGATTGGGAAACTGCAAGAGATTTCCTCAAGCTCCACCCTGCTGCATCGACAGCAAGAATTACATTGACGGGTGGAACGGTTCTTCACGCTGCTGTTGAAGCTGAACAGGAATGTATAGTGGAGGAGTTGGTCAATATGATTTCGGAACATGATTTGGCAATGAAAGATAAAGGAGGCTCTACAGCTCTACATGAGGCAAGTAATAGTGGGAATCACCGGATGGCAAAGTGCCTGATTACAAAGAACAAGAGCTTGGTCAGCGTTAGATATATTAATGGACAACTTCCAGTTACTATAGCCATTGGCTTTGGGCATAAAGAATTGGCTCGCTATCTCTATTCTCAAACTCCGTTCCAAGATCTGGAGGTGGAAGATCGAGCTGGCCGCTGTGCGGGTGCTAGACTTCTCAACGGCTCTATCTATAAAAGAGATTTAG ATATGGCTTTGGATTTAATGGAGCGTTGTCCTCGTTTGGCTTTTGCCTTGGATGGACGACTTAACTCCCCTTTGAGAGTACTGGCTATTTCGGCTGAAGCATTCGAGAGTGAAAATCGGCTCGTGTTTTGGAAACAATGGATCTATAATCACT GTATACACAACATTTCATTAGCTCATGCTGCCGATCAATTCCGATTGAACATTCaaaattatcaagaaaaaaCTATCGAATCAG TGCAAGCTGATCATCTGTGGAGCCAACTAGTTTCAAGTCTCTTAAACTTCTTtg gaTTCAGGcgtttatataaaatgaagttGGTACGAGCTCAATTCCAACAACTTCTGTCTCTCATGTGTGAAGCAATACCAACTATTACAAAtccagaaaggcgatatagtattaTTATGCCACTAATCAAACTTGCTATCAGTAGAGGGAACTTCGAATTTGTTTATCAGATACTCAAAACAAATTCTAGTTTTCAGTGGATCTGTGATGCTACTGAAGGAAGGCACGTGTTCCATTGGGCCGTTGTGCATCGTCAACATAGGATCTTTAGCCTGCTATACCACTTGAAAAGGAAGAATTATGTACTGTACACACTAGATAAGTCCAAGAATACCATGTTGCATCTGGCAGGGATGTTACCAAAATATTCTCCTATCGATCACATAAGAGGTGCAGCTTTGCAAATGCAAAGAGAAGTTCAATGGTTTAAG GAGGTGGAACACATTAGCCCTCCCAATCATAAGGACTATTTAAACAAAGACGGTTTGACTCCCAACCAATTGTTTATGACACAACaccaaaatttgagaaaagaggGAGAAAAATGGATGAAGGGCACTGCAACTTCTTGTACTGTGGTTGGTGCTCTCATCATTACCATTATGTTCACGGCAGCATTTACCACTCCCGGTGGTAACAACCAAGATACTGGCTTGCCAATCCTCGTGCATGACAAACTATTTAAACTCTTTATAGTAACTGATTCTCTGTCGCTATTTTCTTCCACGACTTCGGTATTAATGTTTTTGGGAATCCTCACATCACGTTATGCAGATGAAGACTTTCTTAGATCCTTGCCCAGAAAGATGATTATAGGCCTTTTCGCTCTCTTCTTCTCTATTGCAACCATGATGATAGCATTTTCTGCTGCTCTTTTGCTTATGTTACATGGAAAATATTGGATCATCGTTCCTATCATTGGGTTGGCTGGTATTCCAATTATTCTATTTGTATTGATGCAATCTCGCCTTCTTATTGACATGCTTGTTTCAACCTATGGATCAGGCATCTTTGATAGGAAAATGAAGCCTAGGTTTTGA